A region of the Roseiflexus sp. RS-1 genome:
AGATGTGCCAGGCAGGAGATGCGCTACAATCCACACGATCAGGATCGCGCCATATCCCGCAACACCTGCCGCACCAACCGGAATAGTGCCGAAGAGCCGTGCGAATTCGCTCTGCTGCACCGCGTTGCAGTCGCCCACCGGTCCGCATAGCGCCGGAGCGCCGGTTGTTTCGATGAAGGTCAGATACGCTGCCACCGCCATGCCGCCAATCGCCAGCAATGGAATTGATCGGTCGCGCCAGCGGGTGGGCGGTTGAGCCGGGCGTGACCATGTGATTCCAGCCCACATCACAGTGAGCAGCATGCCGGCCAGCACGACAACGGCAAGCGCATTGGCTGGCAGGTCACGCAGGAAGGGTGGGGTTTCGGCAGTGGCGGGTGGGAGCGTCGGCGGCGCCGGGGCGCTCGTCGGCACAGTAGCGAGCAGGTCTGCCAGACCGGGGATCGGGGGCCAGTCGCTGCCGCCGCGTGCCAGGAGCGTTTCGATCAGACCCGGCAGGCGTTGTGGGATCTCGACAGAACCGACCAGCACCGTATCGCTGATGATCATGGTCGGAACGCCGCGGCGCGCTTCGGGAATAGCGTAGACAGCGATTGCCTCACGGTAGAGCGCCGCGCCCTGCGCCTGATCGACATCAATCATCAAGATCTGCAACTGATCGCCGTATCGCTGTTGGAGTGGCGGCAGGTGCTCGCTGATAACCATGTGGCAATGACCGCAGCGTGGAGAGTAGAACAGCACTGCGCGCACTGTTGCGGCGGCGGATGCAACCGACAGACTGAGCGTCAGCATACAGGAGACTATGAGAGTGAGCAGAAAGCGACGCATCGCAATCTCCTTTCCTGGTTGCCAGCATGATTGTACGTCGAAGTGCGGAGTGCGGGGGAGAAGTGTTGAGAACCAGGAACTGAGAACTGAGAACCGGGAACCGGGAACCGAGAACCGAGAACCAGGAACCAGGATTTGAGAACTTAAATTTGTGCGCGTATGAGGATGCAAAGAACCATGCACCCGGCACGCACGTGGTTCAATCATTTTGCACGTCGCTAAAATTAGTGCTTCATTGGCGCACCAGGAAGGACGCACCCGAAGGCGCGTTATGTGCGCGGAAAGAGTGCTCGCCGCGTGGTTGATCGCGTAAGCGTCGGCGTCTTTCCCGGTTCAATGGCAAACCGATTGCCCGCTTAATTCTTTTTCAGTTCCCCCGCGAACTGGAGCTGATACAGACGGTAGTAATAACCGCGCTTCGCCAGCAGTTCGTCGTGCGAGCCATCTTCTGCCAGGCGCCCCTTGTGCAGCACCAGAATCCGGTCCACGTGGCGGATCGTCGAGAGGCGATGCGCAATGACGATGCTGGTTCGCCCCTTGATCATACGCTCCAACGCTTCCTGGATCAACCCTTCCGTTTCGGTATCGACGCTCGATGTGGCTTCGTCGAGAATGAGCAGCACTTCGGGGTTGAACGCAATTGCGCGGGCAAACGCCAGTAACTGTCGCTGTCCAACCGACAGATTGCTGCCGCGTTCACGCACTTCGTAATCATAGCCACCCGGCAACCGCTCTATAAACGGCGCTGCGCACGCAATCTCCGCAGCGCGGCGAACCTGTTCATCACTGATGCTCTCGTCGTGCAGGCGGATATTCGAGGCGATGGAACCGCTGAAACACACCGGGTCTTGTGGTACCGCGCTGACGTGCCGGCGCAGGTCGGTCTGGCGCAGGTCGCGGATATCGATCCCGTCAAGTGTGATCGAACCGCGCTGAATGTCATAAAAGCGCGCCATCAGGCTGACGAGCGATGTTTTGCCCGCGCCGGTCGCCCCCACCACAGCCACTGCCTGTCCTGCCGGGATGGTGAACGAGATGCCGCGCAGCACCCAGCGGTCATCGGTATCCGTCAACCCGAATCCATCGGGTCCGGCAGCATCGGTGTCGTAAGTGAACCATACATCCTTAAATGCGATCTCACCGCGCACCGGTGTCGGCAATGCGCGCGGATGCTCTGGATCAACGACTGTTGCAGGCGTGTCGAGCACCCGGAATATCCGTTCCGCCGATGCCATCGCCGACTGGAATGTATTGTAGCGTTCAGCGATCTGGCGGATCGGCTGGAATGCCTGGTCGGTATACTGAATGAACGCAACCAGCATACCGAGCGTCGCCACGTCTGCCAGCACCGCCTGCCCGCCAAAGTAGAGGAGCAGCGCCATTGCCGTCACCGAGAGGAAATTAATGAGTGGGAAAAAGACCGCGAAGGTTCGGTTCGACTGCAACTGCGCCGCCAGGTAATCACGGCTCAGTTCCGCAAAACGAATGCGACTCTGTTCCTCGCGGTTGAACAGTTGCGTGATCAGCACCCCACTGATCTGTTCGTTCAGAAAGGCATTGATCCGCGCAATACGTTGCCGGACGCGCCGGTAGATGGTTCGCATGATGCGTTGAAACACACTGGACGCCAGCATCACCGCTGGAAACATGATGAAACTGATCAGCGCCAGCCGCCAGTTCAGCAGCAGCATGGTGATCACGATGAACAGCAAGCGCACCAGATCACCAAGCAGCGCCACCGTTCCCTGCGTGATAAACTCGTTCAGCGCATCGACATCGTTCGTCAGGCGGGTGATCAATCGTCCGACCGGGTTACGGTCGAAGAATGCCAGGCTCATACGCTGGATGTGGCTGAAAATACGGGTACGGATGTCGACCATCACCTGCTGCCCGACCGATTGGACAATATAGGTCTGACCGTAGCGGAAGCCGAATGCAGTCAGCAGCGCCACGATGTACACCCCGAAGATCGGCAACACGCCGGATGGGTCGCGCGCCGCGATGGGACCGTCGATTGCCTGTTTGACCAGGAATGGCGGAGCGAGTTCCACCGCTGCGCCACCGAACATCAGCGCCGTCGCCAGTGCGAGTCGACGCCAGTACGGCGCGACAAAGACACCCAGACGACGCACCAGGGTCGCGTCGTATGCCTTTCCAAGGATTTCATCATCATCGAACTGTGCGCCAGCCATGTCGCATCTCCTGACACCGGATGCCGCATCGCTCCGGTGACTGTTCGCTTTTCATCCCTCTCCATCCAGCGAGGTTGTGGCGTTCTGACGCCCGCAACGGAAGATGGAAACGCAGTGGCGAAACGATCGCTCCCGGAAGCGCCTCTACCGCCTACTCCTCCTCAAGTTCCGCCTGGAGCAGTTCCCGGCGGTACATATCGGCGTACCGTCCGCCACGTTCGAGCAGTTCCCGATGGGCGCCGCGTTCGACGATCATACCATCGTGCAGCACAATGATCTGGTCGGCATCTTTCACCGTCGCTATGCGCTGCGCAATAATGATGCTGGTGCGCCCTTTCATCAGTGTGCGCAAACCGGCAAGGATTTCAGCCGCAGTGTGCGTATCGACGCTGGAGAGGGCGTCATCGAGCACCAGAATAGCGGGGTCGCGCAGAATAGCGCGGGCAATCGCGGCGCGCTGCTTCTGTCCACCAGAAAGGGTGACGCCACGCTCGCCGATCAGCGTGTCGATACCCTGGGGAAACTGCTCGATATCGTTGATCAGGCGCGATACGGTGAGCGCCTGCATCATCTGTTCATCGGTCGCGTCCGGTCTGCCGAAGGCAACATTCTCGCGGATCGGAACGCTGAACAGGAAGGTGTCTTGAGGAACGTAGCCGATGCCGCGTCGCAATGCGTCGAGCGGCAGGGTGCGCACATCATGCCCGTCGATCAGCACCTGTCCTTCGTCGGGGTCGCGCACCCGCGCCAGCAGGTTGACGAGGGTCGTCTTGCCGGTGCCGGTGGCGCCAACGATTGCCAGTGAACTGCCCCGTGGAATGTGGAACGAAATATGGCGCAACACCCATTCCGGCGCGCCAGATGTCGTGTGAGCCGCAGAATTGGAGGGGGATTCGTGTCCATTCGTATGGAGGTGATGGTCGAACCGCAGCCCGACGTTGCGGAACTCGACCTCACCCTGCACCACGAAGTCGCGCGGGGCATCGGGCGGCGAGGTGATCGCAGGACGACGTTGCAGCACTTCGCTGATGCGGATCAGCGATGCTGCACCTTGCTGGTAGAGATCGACCGTCCAGCCAAGTGCGATGACGGGCCATGCCAGTTGCGCCAGGTACGCATTGAACAGCACCAGTTCACCGACAGTCATGTCGCCGGAGGCAACCATGCGCCCGCCGACAAGTATCACAAAAGCGCCAATCGTTCCCAGCATCAACCCGATGATGGGCCAGAGCATACCGCTGAGCAGCACATAGCGCAGGTTGAGCGCGCGGTAGCGTTCGTTCGCTGCGCGAAACACGCGGATCTCTGCTTCTTCCTGCGCATATGCCTTAATGGTTCGGATGCCGCTGAAGTTTTCCTGGGCGCGGGTCGAGATTTCACCGAACTGATCCTGCACCTTCCGAAAGATAACACGCATCCGTTCGCCAATCACAACGAACAGCACGGCAACCATAGGCAACAGGAGAATAACAATCGCCGCGAGGAGCGGATTTGTAAAAAACATGAGTGTTGCTGCGGTGAGGAGCAGCAGTGTCGAACCGAGCAGGTTGCTTATGCCGGGACCGAGGAACATGCGCACCGCCGAAAGATCATTCGTCACGCGCGTCATCAGGTCGCCGGTGTGCATTGCGTTGAAAAAACCCTGATCCAGGGTGAGCAGTCGGGCGAACAGCGCCTCGCGCATGTCGAAATCGATCAAATGCGAAGTGCCGATGATCTGGGTTCGCTGACCGTAGCGCAACATTCCTTCAATGGTGGCAGCGAGCAACAGCAATCCGCCATAGGTCATCAGGCGATCAAGCAGAACGCCGCGTGTGTTCAGATCATCGACGGCAAAGCGCACAATCTGCGGAATCATGGCGGCGACAGCAGTCGCTGCCAGGGCGCACAGCGCGCCGATTGCCAGGCGATGCCGATAACGCCGTACAAAGGGCCACAGATGACGGATTTGAACCACGACCATTCTCCCCCTTGAGGCTGCACAGGTCATAAAGACGCCAAAGCGTCGCCGGCAACCCACCTGCGACGCAACTCTACCAGTATAGCACATGTCGTCATTCCGGGCTGACGCTTCGGCAGCGCGGTCACTGCCCGGCGTCGGGGGCACGGCATGCTGTGCTAGCTAATGGAGATTGAAAATTATAGCAGTTCTCACAAAGATTGGTCTTGTTGGGCAGGGTTACCCCCGCCATCGAAAGCAGACGCCTTGTGCGCCATCCCTCCGCGTACTCCGCGTCTCTGCGTGCATCAGACCGGCTCACGCGGAGGCGCGAAGGCGCGGAGATCAGGAGCGCGGCGGAAGCGGGCGTCTCGTGCGACATGGCAGACCCCTTTGAGAACTGCTATAAATCCGCTATACTGCGCTAGCCGTGGGGCTGAAGCCCTCGGCTAGCCAAGGCGAAGCCCGCCTGCGCGGGCTAGAGCGGATTATGTATTCAAAGACCATTAGCTACATAGATGTGAAAGTTGCCGACAAGTGTCGAAGGCGATCACTGCCCGGCGTCGGGGCACGGCATGCCGTGCGCCGACGTTTCCGCCGCAGCGTGTTCTGCCGTGCGCCGACGTTTCCGCCGCAGCGTAGTCTGCCGTGCGCCGACGTTTCCGCCGCAGCGTAGTCTGCCGTGCGCCGACGTTTCCGCCGCAGCGTGTTCTGCCGTGCGCCGACGTTTCCGCCGCAGCGTGTTCTGCCGTGCGCCGACGTTTCCGCCGCAGCGTAGTCTGCCGTGCGCCGACGTTTCCGCCGCAGCGTGTTCTGCCGTGCGCCGACGTTTCCGCCACAGCGTGTTCTGCCGTGCGCCGACGTTTCCGCCGCAGCGTGGTCTGCCGTGCGCCGACGTTTCCGCCGCAGCGTAGTCTGCTGTGCCCCGACGTTTCCGCCGTAGCGTGGCATCGCCGTAATCCTGCACCATAGCGATCACGAGGTGATCCCGTCATGCCGCAACAGGGTGCGCCAGCGCGCCGCCGCGTCGGCATCACGAGCGGGAGCGATGACGGCGCTGCATCAGGTTGTATGCTTCGTCGAAATGACTATACCTTGCGAAACTCATCAACAGCGCGCGTGCGAATCATCGCTGGAGATTGCAGGACGTAGCGCGGGTTCGTCAGTCTCCTGCGTTCTGATCTTCGTTCGAGGAGGGTTCATCTGCGGGAGGCGGTATGTCTGCGGAAGGTGGCGCGTTGTCGGAGGGTGGCGCGCTGTTGGGGGGCGGTGCGGGGGCTTCGGGTGGCGATTCAACCGGCTTTTCCAGCGGATCGCGTCCCATCCAGAGGAATGTCACTTCGACCACGGCGCGGTCGCCTTTGATGCCAAAATCGTCCCACCAGATGCCGTCGGCAATGTCGATGGCAGTGGGAAAACGCACCCGACCATGCTGCGCACGACCGTTATTGTGCCCATCGAAGAAGGCGGCATGATCCTGGGGCCACCCCTGGCGCAGATCGCTGAAGAAACGTTTGTCCTGCGGGTCCCAGTAGTTATCGCGCGTGTTCCACGGACCAACGTCATACACCGGCGCGACGACGCTGCGCCCCTGGTAGGTGATCCGCACCTTGTATTCATCGCCGCCGCGACTGGAGAGGACACAGACGCATGGGAGCGCAACGAAGCGGTCGCGCTTGCCGATCCGATGCCCGTTAGCGGTGCGTCTGCCCACCAGCCCCAGGCGTGTGGCGTGGACGGTGAAGGTGGGCGCGATTGGCGGTTGCTCTTGCTCGAATGCGCTGAATGACGGTGTCGCGCGCTCCGGGATCAGGTGCAGGGTACGGATCGTTGGC
Encoded here:
- a CDS encoding vitamin K epoxide reductase family protein, encoding MRRFLLTLIVSCMLTLSLSVASAAATVRAVLFYSPRCGHCHMVISEHLPPLQQRYGDQLQILMIDVDQAQGAALYREAIAVYAIPEARRGVPTMIISDTVLVGSVEIPQRLPGLIETLLARGGSDWPPIPGLADLLATVPTSAPAPPTLPPATAETPPFLRDLPANALAVVVLAGMLLTVMWAGITWSRPAQPPTRWRDRSIPLLAIGGMAVAAYLTFIETTGAPALCGPVGDCNAVQQSEFARLFGTIPVGAAGVAGYGAILIVWIVAHLLPGTSGERAALLLPALALIGTLFSIYLTFLEPFVIGATCLWCLTSAVIMTGLLWLSMPYRQRSTSRGYARR
- a CDS encoding ABC transporter ATP-binding protein; protein product: MAGAQFDDDEILGKAYDATLVRRLGVFVAPYWRRLALATALMFGGAAVELAPPFLVKQAIDGPIAARDPSGVLPIFGVYIVALLTAFGFRYGQTYIVQSVGQQVMVDIRTRIFSHIQRMSLAFFDRNPVGRLITRLTNDVDALNEFITQGTVALLGDLVRLLFIVITMLLLNWRLALISFIMFPAVMLASSVFQRIMRTIYRRVRQRIARINAFLNEQISGVLITQLFNREEQSRIRFAELSRDYLAAQLQSNRTFAVFFPLINFLSVTAMALLLYFGGQAVLADVATLGMLVAFIQYTDQAFQPIRQIAERYNTFQSAMASAERIFRVLDTPATVVDPEHPRALPTPVRGEIAFKDVWFTYDTDAAGPDGFGLTDTDDRWVLRGISFTIPAGQAVAVVGATGAGKTSLVSLMARFYDIQRGSITLDGIDIRDLRQTDLRRHVSAVPQDPVCFSGSIASNIRLHDESISDEQVRRAAEIACAAPFIERLPGGYDYEVRERGSNLSVGQRQLLAFARAIAFNPEVLLILDEATSSVDTETEGLIQEALERMIKGRTSIVIAHRLSTIRHVDRILVLHKGRLAEDGSHDELLAKRGYYYRLYQLQFAGELKKN
- a CDS encoding ABC transporter ATP-binding protein, whose product is MVVVQIRHLWPFVRRYRHRLAIGALCALAATAVAAMIPQIVRFAVDDLNTRGVLLDRLMTYGGLLLLAATIEGMLRYGQRTQIIGTSHLIDFDMREALFARLLTLDQGFFNAMHTGDLMTRVTNDLSAVRMFLGPGISNLLGSTLLLLTAATLMFFTNPLLAAIVILLLPMVAVLFVVIGERMRVIFRKVQDQFGEISTRAQENFSGIRTIKAYAQEEAEIRVFRAANERYRALNLRYVLLSGMLWPIIGLMLGTIGAFVILVGGRMVASGDMTVGELVLFNAYLAQLAWPVIALGWTVDLYQQGAASLIRISEVLQRRPAITSPPDAPRDFVVQGEVEFRNVGLRFDHHLHTNGHESPSNSAAHTTSGAPEWVLRHISFHIPRGSSLAIVGATGTGKTTLVNLLARVRDPDEGQVLIDGHDVRTLPLDALRRGIGYVPQDTFLFSVPIRENVAFGRPDATDEQMMQALTVSRLINDIEQFPQGIDTLIGERGVTLSGGQKQRAAIARAILRDPAILVLDDALSSVDTHTAAEILAGLRTLMKGRTSIIIAQRIATVKDADQIIVLHDGMIVERGAHRELLERGGRYADMYRRELLQAELEEE